One window of Dendropsophus ebraccatus isolate aDenEbr1 chromosome 13, aDenEbr1.pat, whole genome shotgun sequence genomic DNA carries:
- the LOC138771421 gene encoding dnaJ homolog subfamily A member 1-like isoform X1, translating to MRVLGTPTITRTEQKMVKETAYYDILGVPPAASFEEIKRAFRRLALKYHPDKNPNAGEKFKQISKAYEILSDSRKRDLYDRGGESALKDGRCDRRGHYTSPMDIFSVFFGGGPRNGFRGDRRGKTVTHYLPVSLEDLYNGATRKLSLQKNVICPKCKGSGARHGGVVKCPKCHGTGVERHILGQMPGIMHSLQTTCSECHGVGEYIRSRDLCRVCSGRKVVREKKILTVHIDKGMKNRHKMTFHGEGDQSPGLHPGDVVIVLEQKEHPIFQRKGNDLVMKMEIGLADALCACRQKVQTLDRRTILITSQPGKVIQPGDIKCIPKEGMPVYRDPFEKGNLLIHFEVKFPDPGWIPVDNLKQLQELFPSRPRPTLPEDTEEVTLSSYDPHEAHKHGGRREVYEEDKEDESHHHSMQCQTS from the exons CAGAAAATGGTGAAGGAAACGGCATATTACGATATTCTCGGCGTCCCTCCAGCCGCTTCCTTCGAAGAGATAAAGCGGGCGTTCAGGCGGCTGGCACTGAAGTATCACCCGGACAAGAACCCCAATGCTGGCGAGAAG TTCAAGCAGATCTCTAAAGCCTATGAGATCCTGTCGGATTCCCGCAAGAGAGACCTGTATGACCGCGGGGGAGAGTCGGCGCTGAAAGACGGGCGGTGTGACCGGAGGGGGCACTATACCTCACCCATGGACATTTTCAGCGTCTTCTTTGGTGGCGGCCCCAGAAATGGCTTCCGAGGTGACCGGAGAG GAAAGACGGTCACCCACTATCTCCCGGTCTCCTTGGAGGATCTGTACAACGGGGCCACGCGGAAACTCTCCCTCCAGAAGAACGTCATCTGCCCAAAGTGTAAAG GGTCCGGGGCCCGACATGGAGGAGTGGTTAAGTGCCCCAAGTGTCATGGCACTGGTGTGGAAAGACACATCTTGGGGCAAATGCCAGGAATCATGCACTCCCTGCAGACCACCTGTTCTGAGTGCCACGGGGTGGGCGAGTATATCCGATCACGAGATCTCTGCAGGGTGTGCAGTGGCAGGAAGGTGGTGAGGGAGAAGAAGATCCTAACCGTGCACATAGACAAAG GTATGAAGAACAGACATAAGATGACCTTTCACGGGGAGGGGGACCAGTCTCCAGGCCTTCACCCCGGAGATGTGGTCATCGTCCTGGAGCAGAAGGAACACCCCATTTTCCAGAGGAAGGGCAACGATCTGGTGATGAAGATGGAGATCGGGCTGGCGGACGCCCTGTGTGCCTGCAGGCAGAAGGTCCAGACGCTGGATAGGAGGACCATCCTCATCACATCCCAGCCGG GTAAAGTGATCCAGCCCGGCGATATCAAGTGTATCCCCAAGGAAGGAATGCCTGTCTATCGAGACCCCTTCGAGAAGGGGAATCTCCTCATTCATTTCGAG GTGAAGTTCCCCGATCCTGGCTGGATTCCTGTAGACAACCTAAAACAACTACAAGAACTGTTTCCATCCCGACCTCGGCCAACCCTGCCAGAAGATACGGAGGAGGTCACCTTGTCCAGTTACGACCCTCATGAAGCCCACAAACATGGAGGCAGAAGAGAAGTTTATGAGGAAGACAAAGAGGATGAGTCTCACCACCATTCGATGCAGTGCCAGACCTCCTAG
- the LOC138771421 gene encoding dnaJ homolog subfamily A member 1-like isoform X2, with the protein MVKETAYYDILGVPPAASFEEIKRAFRRLALKYHPDKNPNAGEKFKQISKAYEILSDSRKRDLYDRGGESALKDGRCDRRGHYTSPMDIFSVFFGGGPRNGFRGDRRGKTVTHYLPVSLEDLYNGATRKLSLQKNVICPKCKGSGARHGGVVKCPKCHGTGVERHILGQMPGIMHSLQTTCSECHGVGEYIRSRDLCRVCSGRKVVREKKILTVHIDKGMKNRHKMTFHGEGDQSPGLHPGDVVIVLEQKEHPIFQRKGNDLVMKMEIGLADALCACRQKVQTLDRRTILITSQPGKVIQPGDIKCIPKEGMPVYRDPFEKGNLLIHFEVKFPDPGWIPVDNLKQLQELFPSRPRPTLPEDTEEVTLSSYDPHEAHKHGGRREVYEEDKEDESHHHSMQCQTS; encoded by the exons ATGGTGAAGGAAACGGCATATTACGATATTCTCGGCGTCCCTCCAGCCGCTTCCTTCGAAGAGATAAAGCGGGCGTTCAGGCGGCTGGCACTGAAGTATCACCCGGACAAGAACCCCAATGCTGGCGAGAAG TTCAAGCAGATCTCTAAAGCCTATGAGATCCTGTCGGATTCCCGCAAGAGAGACCTGTATGACCGCGGGGGAGAGTCGGCGCTGAAAGACGGGCGGTGTGACCGGAGGGGGCACTATACCTCACCCATGGACATTTTCAGCGTCTTCTTTGGTGGCGGCCCCAGAAATGGCTTCCGAGGTGACCGGAGAG GAAAGACGGTCACCCACTATCTCCCGGTCTCCTTGGAGGATCTGTACAACGGGGCCACGCGGAAACTCTCCCTCCAGAAGAACGTCATCTGCCCAAAGTGTAAAG GGTCCGGGGCCCGACATGGAGGAGTGGTTAAGTGCCCCAAGTGTCATGGCACTGGTGTGGAAAGACACATCTTGGGGCAAATGCCAGGAATCATGCACTCCCTGCAGACCACCTGTTCTGAGTGCCACGGGGTGGGCGAGTATATCCGATCACGAGATCTCTGCAGGGTGTGCAGTGGCAGGAAGGTGGTGAGGGAGAAGAAGATCCTAACCGTGCACATAGACAAAG GTATGAAGAACAGACATAAGATGACCTTTCACGGGGAGGGGGACCAGTCTCCAGGCCTTCACCCCGGAGATGTGGTCATCGTCCTGGAGCAGAAGGAACACCCCATTTTCCAGAGGAAGGGCAACGATCTGGTGATGAAGATGGAGATCGGGCTGGCGGACGCCCTGTGTGCCTGCAGGCAGAAGGTCCAGACGCTGGATAGGAGGACCATCCTCATCACATCCCAGCCGG GTAAAGTGATCCAGCCCGGCGATATCAAGTGTATCCCCAAGGAAGGAATGCCTGTCTATCGAGACCCCTTCGAGAAGGGGAATCTCCTCATTCATTTCGAG GTGAAGTTCCCCGATCCTGGCTGGATTCCTGTAGACAACCTAAAACAACTACAAGAACTGTTTCCATCCCGACCTCGGCCAACCCTGCCAGAAGATACGGAGGAGGTCACCTTGTCCAGTTACGACCCTCATGAAGCCCACAAACATGGAGGCAGAAGAGAAGTTTATGAGGAAGACAAAGAGGATGAGTCTCACCACCATTCGATGCAGTGCCAGACCTCCTAG